The genomic region TCGTGGCAGGCCTCGACTCCGGATCCGACGACTACCTGACCAAGCCGTTCGCCTTCGCCGAGCTTCTGGCCCGCGTCCGTGCGCTGATGAGGAGAAGCGAGCTCGACCGCGGCGCCGAGATCCGCTTCGCCGACCTGCGCCTGGACCCGGTAACCCACAAGGTATGGCGCAAGGACAAGGAGATCGATCTCACCGCCAAGGAGTACGGCCTGCTCGAGTACTTCATGCGCAACCCGCACCAGGTGCTGACCAGGACCATGATCGCGGAGCATGTCTGGGATTACACCTTCGACAGCTTCACCAACATCATCGACGTCTACGTCAACTACCTGCGGAAGAAAATCGACCGCGAAGCTGACAAGAAGCTGATCCACACCGTCAGGGGCGTAGGCTACATCCTGAAGGAAGAAGAGTAAATAAGGCGCGTCACGCTCCTTTCATGAACAACGGACCGCTCCCGGCTCACGCCTGGCGGTCCGTTTTTTTTTGCGGGTGGGGCCAGGGTGCCAGGCGCGGGGCAAAAGCCGCGCGGGTGGAGTCTTGACAAACCTTGGGGCCAGTATTAGCTTAACTCTACTCAAATTTCCCAGGAGGTCGCCATGCAGGCAGCAATCGTAGTAAGATTTCTGGTACTTAGCGTATTTCTCTCCTCCATTTTCTCGACCGTCGCGGGCGCGTCGGTGCTCACTCCTGATTTCGCGAAGCTCGCGAAGAAGCTGAAGCCCGCGGTGGTCAACATCAGCACCTCGAAGACCCTGGCGGTGAAGAAGCGGCAGATGGCGCCGGGACACGACCCCTTCCAGGAATACTTCGACAAGTTTTTCGAAGGGCCGCACCAGCGTCCCCAAAAGCAGAGGAACCTGGGGACCGGCTTCATCATCAGCGATGACGGCTACATCATCACCAACAACCACGTGGTGAAGGATGCCGACGAGATCAAGGTGAAGCTTTCCGACGGCAGGGAGTTCGCGGGCGACGTGAAGGGGCGCGACGACAAGCTCGATCTTGCCCTGGTGAAGATCGACGCCAAGGGGCATCTCCCCGTGGCACCCTTGGGGGACAGCGACAAGATGGAAGTGGGTGACTGGGTCATGGCGATCGGAAACCCCTTCGGGCTCTCGCAGACCGTCACCGCCGGCATCATCAGCGCCCAGGGGCGTGTGATCGGCTCCGGGCCGTATGACGACTTCATCCAGACCGACGCTTCCATCAACCCCGGCAACTCCGGTGGCCCGCTCTTCAACACCGAAGGTGAAGTGATCGGCATCAACACTGCAATCGTCGCCGGTGGCCAGGGGATAGGGTTCGCCATACCGGTCAACATGGCGAAGGAGATCCTCCCGCAGCTGAAGTCGACCGGGAAGGTGACCCGCGGCTGGCTGGGAGTCTCGGTGCAGCTGGTGACCCCGGATCTTGCCAAGTCTTTCGGGCTCGACACGGAGAAGGGGGCGCTGGTAGCCGACGTGATGAAAGACAGCCCGGCGGAGAAGGCGGGGCTCAAGGGGGGTGACATCATCCTCGAGTACGACGGGCATCCGGTCAAGGAGATGGGGGAGCTTCCCCGCCGCGTAGCCGCCACCCCGGTCGGGAAGAAGGTGAAAGTGTTGGTGCAGCGCGAGGGGCGCCAGGAGACGCTGCCGGTGACCATCGAGCAGCTGAAGGAAGGCAACGACGAGGATAGCGCTGTCACCAGCGACCGGCTCGGGGTGAAGGTGACGGAGCTTACCCGGGAGCG from Citrifermentans bremense harbors:
- a CDS encoding response regulator transcription factor, coding for MRILVVEDEKKVASFIKRGLEEEQYEVHTAADGEEGLKLALEKPFDLIVLDWMLPKKDGLSVLKELRERKNLTPILMLTAKDSVEDIVAGLDSGSDDYLTKPFAFAELLARVRALMRRSELDRGAEIRFADLRLDPVTHKVWRKDKEIDLTAKEYGLLEYFMRNPHQVLTRTMIAEHVWDYTFDSFTNIIDVYVNYLRKKIDREADKKLIHTVRGVGYILKEEE
- a CDS encoding DegQ family serine endoprotease yields the protein MQAAIVVRFLVLSVFLSSIFSTVAGASVLTPDFAKLAKKLKPAVVNISTSKTLAVKKRQMAPGHDPFQEYFDKFFEGPHQRPQKQRNLGTGFIISDDGYIITNNHVVKDADEIKVKLSDGREFAGDVKGRDDKLDLALVKIDAKGHLPVAPLGDSDKMEVGDWVMAIGNPFGLSQTVTAGIISAQGRVIGSGPYDDFIQTDASINPGNSGGPLFNTEGEVIGINTAIVAGGQGIGFAIPVNMAKEILPQLKSTGKVTRGWLGVSVQLVTPDLAKSFGLDTEKGALVADVMKDSPAEKAGLKGGDIILEYDGHPVKEMGELPRRVAATPVGKKVKVLVQREGRQETLPVTIEQLKEGNDEDSAVTSDRLGVKVTELTRERAQQLGVRDDKGVVVTDVEPDSLADRAGIQEGDLIREINGVRVSGVSDYSKLIAAAKKGGYLKMLLRRGDASLFVALRLE